The Scytonema hofmannii PCC 7110 genome includes a region encoding these proteins:
- a CDS encoding cation diffusion facilitator family transporter, whose product MAHQHNHGHNHEPTNYNRAFIISVALNSGFVIIEAIYGLVANSLALLADAGHNLSDVLGLLLAWGASLLSRRRPTLRRTYGLRRSSILAALLNAILLLFASGAIAWEAIRRFAEPSSVSGGTIIGVAAVGIVINTVSALMFLSGRERDLNIRGAFLHLIADAAVSLGAVLAGIAIVTTGWLWFDPVVSLIIVAVIVVGTWQLFQESLNLVTDAVPAGIEPLAVRTYLAELPGVASVHDLHIWAMSTTETALTAHLVILTGYPGDAFLMQVNRELHDHFGIEHTTIQIETGDPSYPCPLAQENVV is encoded by the coding sequence ATGGCTCACCAGCACAACCACGGACACAACCACGAACCGACTAATTACAACCGTGCCTTCATCATTAGCGTTGCTCTCAATAGTGGGTTTGTCATCATTGAAGCAATTTATGGGTTAGTTGCCAATTCCCTTGCCCTGCTTGCCGATGCAGGTCACAATTTGAGTGATGTTTTGGGTTTACTACTTGCCTGGGGAGCAAGCCTTCTCTCGAGGCGCAGACCGACACTGCGTCGCACCTACGGGCTGCGTCGCTCCTCAATTTTAGCTGCTCTGTTGAACGCTATTCTCCTGCTCTTCGCCTCAGGCGCGATCGCATGGGAAGCTATTCGGCGTTTTGCTGAACCTAGCTCAGTCTCAGGCGGTACGATTATCGGTGTTGCAGCAGTCGGTATTGTTATTAACACGGTAAGTGCCTTGATGTTCCTATCTGGGCGCGAGAGGGATTTAAACATTAGAGGAGCCTTCCTCCACCTGATTGCTGATGCAGCAGTGTCTTTGGGTGCGGTACTGGCTGGCATTGCCATTGTTACAACTGGTTGGCTTTGGTTCGACCCAGTTGTGAGTTTGATTATTGTTGCTGTCATTGTTGTAGGTACTTGGCAATTGTTCCAAGAATCTCTCAACTTGGTAACGGATGCCGTACCAGCAGGTATTGAGCCGCTTGCCGTTCGCACGTACCTAGCTGAGCTTCCTGGTGTGGCTAGTGTTCACGACCTTCATATTTGGGCGATGAGTACCACCGAGACAGCGCTCACGGCTCACTTGGTTATACTTACAGGATACCCCGGCGATGCTTTTTTAATGCAGGTCAATCGAGAGCTGCACGACCATTTTGGCATTGAACACACCACAATCCAAATAGAAACTGGCGACCCGAGTTATCCATGTCCTCTTGCTCAAGAGAATGTTGTTTAA
- a CDS encoding efflux RND transporter permease subunit has protein sequence MLNSIVKWSIAQRWLVVITSIIISLWGFRVLTQMPLDVFPSFAPPQVEIQTEAPGLASEEVESLVTRPLESAINGTPGLEVLRSASAVGLSAVRAVFTWDTEIYRARQLVTERLQQVSSQLPQGVEQPEVLPVSSPLGIIVRYAFTSETTPIMEVWRTVNWSVKNRILAVPGISSVQITGGEERQYQVLVNPAKLRAFNVSLDDVTEAAKAANANAPGGFLLTSDQETLVRGVGRIESIEELKKSVIKARDGKPVLLEQVADIQIGGALKRGDGSVAGKKAVVLTVNKQPTGDTPTITKAVEAALSEIKAGLPKDVKITTTFRQEDFIEASIKNVEEALRDGIIIVSVVLILFLMNWRTVIISLSALPVSLLLGMMILNWTGQGINTMTLGGLVVAIGSVVDDAIVDMENVYRRLRENQIAGNPVPPLQVVFDGSVEVRVSVLFATIIISVVFAPIFALSGVEGRIFTPMGVAYLLSIAASTLVALTLTPAMCALLLVNRRLPSTETWVERQAHRLYRPALRFSIRRPKIVLLTALASFIASMVVLPSLGQVFLPEFQDRALVIAVSLMPGQSLNASNQVGLAIEEALNSNSMIESAQFRSGRAQGDSEIVGTNFGELDVQISEEGVKDREKTIDMIREEFDKIPGVVPNIGGFISHRMDEVLSGVRSAIAVKIFGPEIEQLRTIGQRVQSAMSEVRGLADLQLEPQVPIKQVQIKFDRDAAARYGLTIGELSETIETALNGRVVSQVLEQQQTFDLVVWLQENYRNNIEIIRDLLVDTPNGQKIPLAQVAKIDYGTGPNTINRENVSRFIVVSSNVAGRDLGSAIKDIRDRVKQEVQLPSGYYIEYGGQFEAQEGATKTLIWAGALAFVAISVLLYFAVRSIPATIMILINLPLALIGGVISIALTGGIISVASMVGFITLFGVAARNGLLLVDNYNHRLAQGQSLREVLMEGSMERLVAILMTALASALGMVPLVIGSGAGKEILQPLAVVVLGGLFTSTALTLLVLPALYIQFGKFMVPKKKAEPIIQSQIVGEATF, from the coding sequence ATGCTTAATTCCATAGTCAAATGGTCGATCGCCCAGCGCTGGCTGGTGGTCATTACCTCCATTATAATTAGCCTGTGGGGCTTTCGTGTCCTAACTCAAATGCCGTTGGATGTGTTTCCTAGTTTTGCTCCGCCGCAAGTGGAAATACAGACCGAAGCCCCAGGACTTGCATCAGAGGAAGTCGAGTCCCTAGTGACCCGACCATTGGAAAGTGCAATTAACGGAACTCCAGGATTGGAAGTCTTGCGTTCCGCTTCTGCTGTAGGTCTTTCTGCTGTAAGAGCCGTCTTCACTTGGGATACGGAAATTTATCGCGCCCGTCAGTTGGTGACAGAGCGGTTGCAACAGGTTAGCTCTCAACTACCGCAAGGCGTAGAACAGCCAGAAGTGCTCCCTGTCAGTTCACCGTTGGGAATCATTGTCAGATACGCTTTTACCTCCGAAACCACTCCTATCATGGAGGTGTGGCGTACTGTTAATTGGTCAGTGAAAAACCGCATCCTTGCGGTTCCTGGTATCAGTAGTGTCCAAATAACTGGTGGGGAGGAGCGTCAGTATCAGGTGCTGGTTAATCCAGCGAAGCTAAGAGCGTTTAATGTTTCCCTAGATGATGTTACAGAGGCAGCCAAGGCAGCCAACGCAAATGCGCCTGGGGGATTTTTATTGACTTCAGATCAAGAAACGTTGGTTCGAGGAGTTGGGCGAATTGAGTCTATTGAGGAACTGAAAAAATCGGTCATTAAAGCGCGTGATGGCAAACCAGTGCTGCTTGAACAGGTTGCTGACATACAAATTGGTGGAGCACTCAAACGTGGCGATGGCAGTGTTGCGGGCAAGAAAGCAGTGGTTTTGACCGTAAACAAACAGCCAACGGGTGATACACCAACTATTACCAAGGCTGTTGAGGCAGCTTTGTCAGAAATCAAAGCAGGTCTGCCTAAGGATGTCAAAATTACTACCACCTTCCGCCAAGAAGATTTTATTGAAGCCTCAATCAAGAACGTTGAAGAAGCTCTGCGCGATGGTATTATTATCGTCTCTGTTGTCCTGATTCTATTTCTAATGAATTGGCGCACGGTGATCATTAGTTTGAGCGCCCTTCCCGTGTCGTTGCTATTGGGGATGATGATCCTCAATTGGACGGGACAAGGCATTAACACTATGACTCTGGGCGGACTCGTTGTTGCTATTGGTTCGGTGGTAGATGACGCGATCGTCGATATGGAAAATGTCTACCGTCGCTTGCGAGAAAACCAAATTGCCGGAAACCCCGTGCCACCGCTACAAGTTGTCTTTGATGGCTCAGTTGAGGTGCGCGTTAGCGTTCTCTTCGCTACTATCATTATCTCTGTTGTCTTTGCACCAATTTTTGCACTTTCGGGTGTGGAAGGTCGCATTTTTACACCCATGGGTGTAGCTTATCTGCTGTCAATTGCCGCTTCTACCTTGGTGGCATTGACACTGACCCCGGCGATGTGCGCCTTGTTGCTAGTAAACCGACGTTTACCAAGTACAGAAACCTGGGTGGAACGTCAAGCACATCGATTATATCGTCCAGCTTTGAGGTTTTCGATTCGTCGCCCCAAAATTGTTTTGTTAACAGCTTTAGCTAGCTTCATTGCTTCAATGGTAGTTTTACCATCATTAGGGCAAGTTTTTTTACCAGAGTTTCAAGACCGCGCCTTAGTGATTGCCGTCAGTCTTATGCCCGGTCAATCTCTAAATGCCAGTAATCAAGTGGGGTTGGCAATAGAGGAAGCTCTTAACAGTAACTCTATGATTGAATCCGCTCAATTTCGCTCTGGGAGAGCTCAAGGCGATTCAGAAATAGTTGGTACCAACTTTGGGGAACTAGATGTACAAATTAGCGAGGAGGGAGTGAAAGACCGAGAAAAGACTATTGACATGATTCGAGAGGAATTTGATAAGATTCCGGGAGTCGTGCCTAATATCGGTGGTTTTATTTCTCACCGAATGGATGAGGTACTCTCAGGGGTACGGAGTGCTATAGCAGTCAAAATTTTTGGTCCGGAAATAGAACAACTCCGTACCATTGGTCAACGAGTGCAATCAGCGATGAGTGAGGTTCGCGGTTTGGCTGACCTGCAACTAGAACCCCAAGTGCCAATTAAACAGGTGCAGATTAAGTTTGACCGCGACGCAGCTGCTCGCTATGGTCTGACGATTGGGGAACTTTCAGAGACAATTGAAACTGCTCTGAATGGGCGAGTCGTCTCCCAAGTCTTAGAGCAGCAACAAACTTTTGACCTCGTGGTGTGGTTGCAAGAAAATTACCGGAATAATATAGAAATTATTCGGGATTTATTAGTTGATACACCCAACGGACAGAAAATTCCCTTGGCTCAAGTCGCCAAAATTGACTACGGTACAGGTCCCAATACCATTAACCGCGAAAACGTCTCCCGGTTCATTGTCGTATCTAGCAACGTAGCAGGGAGGGATTTAGGTTCTGCAATTAAAGATATTCGAGACAGAGTTAAGCAAGAGGTGCAACTGCCCTCTGGGTATTATATTGAATACGGTGGTCAATTTGAAGCGCAAGAAGGAGCTACGAAAACTTTAATTTGGGCTGGAGCATTAGCTTTTGTAGCGATCTCCGTACTCCTTTACTTTGCTGTCAGATCGATTCCTGCAACCATAATGATTTTGATTAATTTACCCTTGGCATTAATTGGTGGCGTGATTTCCATTGCCTTAACTGGTGGTATTATCTCTGTGGCTTCGATGGTAGGATTTATTACCCTATTCGGAGTGGCTGCACGCAACGGGCTACTCCTGGTTGATAACTACAATCACAGATTAGCGCAAGGGCAGTCCCTGCGGGAAGTTCTCATGGAAGGTTCAATGGAACGGCTAGTTGCTATCTTAATGACAGCACTAGCATCAGCTCTTGGTATGGTACCGTTGGTGATTGGTAGTGGAGCCGGAAAAGAAATTCTCCAGCCACTAGCAGTTGTGGTATTGGGTGGTTTGTTTACCTCTACTGCTTTAACCCTGCTAGTACTTCCTGCTTTGTATATCCAGTTTGGCAAGTTTATGGTTCCAAAGAAAAAGGCTGAACCTATTATTCAGTCTCAAATTGTAGGAGAAGCAACTTTTTAA